In the Aristaeella hokkaidonensis genome, GCGCTTCACGGCTTCCTGGATAAAGTTCATGACGGTCTGCCGGTCTCCGCCGAGGACCTCTTTGTAATACCGGTCGGTAAACCCTTTCAGGTCTATATTCATCGCGTCAATATGCGGAAGAAGCTGGCTGAGGATATCCAGGTTCGCGGTGCCGTTGGTGACCATGACGTTGAGCATCCGGTTTTTGTGCACCAGTTTCGCGGTATCCCGGACGTATTCCCAGCAGACCAGCGGCTCATTGTAGGTGTAGGCTACGCCGATGTTTTTGCTGGGCAGATAGTAGGTGGCCAGGTCGGCCAGCCTCTCCGGGGACATGCACTCTGTCTTGATGGTGAAATCGCGATTACCGTCCCGCTGGGCGATTTCATGATTCTGGCAGAAGGGGCAGCGGAGATTGCAGCCCAGGCTGCCCACGGACAGGATCATTTTGCCTGGGTGAAACTGCTTCAGCGGTTTTTTCTCGATGGGATCAAGGGCCAGAGAGGAAATCCGGCCGTAATACAGCGGTTCAACCCGGCCGCTGACTGCGGCTCTCGCGCCGCAGGGGCCGGTCTGTCCGTCGTGCAGCTCGCAGTGCCTGAAACATACGTTGCAGAAAGCCATCTCTCAATACCGTCCTGTCAATAATGCCTTACCACTTCAAAACGCTCCAGTGTAACAGGTTCATTCTCCCGGATGCCGCCCTTGCGCCGGGCGATATCCACCTGCTCCTCCACGGTGTCCACACCGTCCAGGTCCGGCAGCAGGAGGCCTCGCCTGGATCCGCAGCTGACGATGACGCCGTAGCGGCGGACGTCCAGCTCTGCCATACTGCTGATTTTTTCCGGCGCGGAGAGGACGTCCACATTGATTTCCAGCCACTTCAGCTCCTCCGGTCCGATGGGATCAAACCGGGGATCCCGGGTGGAGGCGCTGACGGCGTTGCTGATAATCTCCTTCGCGATGTTCTCCCGGGTCGGCAGGAAGGTGCCGATGCAGCCCCGGAGCTTGCCCTCCTTGTGGATGGAGACAAACAC is a window encoding:
- the amrS gene encoding AmmeMemoRadiSam system radical SAM enzyme; this encodes MAFCNVCFRHCELHDGQTGPCGARAAVSGRVEPLYYGRISSLALDPIEKKPLKQFHPGKMILSVGSLGCNLRCPFCQNHEIAQRDGNRDFTIKTECMSPERLADLATYYLPSKNIGVAYTYNEPLVCWEYVRDTAKLVHKNRMLNVMVTNGTANLDILSQLLPHIDAMNIDLKGFTDRYYKEVLGGDRQTVMNFIQEAVKRCHVELTTLIVPGENDNVDEMLALSEWVAGLKNVQGGKQGREIPLHISRFFPRHHMTDRNPTDITTIYSLVQAAQKHLLYVYPGNV